One Candidatus Limnocylindrales bacterium genomic window carries:
- a CDS encoding alkaline phosphatase family protein — translation MLIIRLVARAAAVFAPALLAACTAATSIEPAPAPADGSVAVAGNAAWTDTNIAVRPGQLIDVRATGRITVARWSYFHRDGPRQVGPAGTYEYPADETYRDYPLAAAGRGPLPPFGLIGRIGENGAPFPIGNGGVVRAPAAGRLQLGVNDFDVTDNSGAWRVELGRPEEGSHRVPVGPGGTDARPLLADADPSPAPVGDARVLVLFIDGLGYETLREMAYGGYLPNIRSLFFDGGIDIGPTFTVAPSNTIVATAASLTGSWPDRTGLFTQMVFDRSDGDINYLATPDGPVKAAEHLEAAWWQRAVTDAERPPLLKRRVEQAAQVFRSTVVPVMPDYPPDRYPQRVANELPLLGTHRLKDRYFDAAETAYALSDVVEHEARVMFVYYSGVDVASHRSPRGLWGESRRDLVRIDRDVGRLRAELEREGLDDRTYWLLYADHGSLGGRDFIPQSWDVANELFYASIRDADGDRVPDASGGLGLNVLFLLDDFTVQRDHTDMPARDFVVAAAQAYDIAWVALPKASADSRDWSVPNSYADLVRYRVHGEFEPVDVLQRLLDAREPRSDAAGPDAGEHPVRFVILPLAPDAVLVRTRDSQALIERRRRASLDPRAFEYRYRVIGGIEVAGGEYRILPPRSGRHDPFGYLEEPAARPLVQTGERGGWYDEREWLRATADSLYPDAVVAYAHMLLDDPEHPRIDARARYDLMVVAAPGWNFAPGPHAPAPDHGGPHRDEKRIPFLVAGPGLPRGVRLDRPSRIIDVLPTTLELARIAYDPFSMDGRPVRGIWQDAGRARDVAPQDVPLHWDHGLTMPPISTARVHGPLGHDIRRWYDLHNLAATAATLTSQEVLRLIDRSYDALLPGQEIRPVQATLTEIAHGYGRLPESKLKRRPAELIEALRLHNITVGELIDPVQSLQHVDRVALVIDWVRRVLNDPFGEPWPERFTPMTPVDWTLGGLSRGLLGVRRVLLEWATRAGDAAIRTSETGYRSIAEAIAGRAWQTPRVEPGHDPSPPPAALP, via the coding sequence ATGCTCATCATCCGGCTCGTTGCGCGTGCCGCCGCCGTGTTCGCACCGGCGTTGCTTGCTGCCTGCACCGCGGCGACATCGATCGAGCCTGCGCCGGCGCCGGCTGACGGCAGCGTCGCGGTCGCGGGCAACGCGGCGTGGACGGACACGAACATCGCGGTCCGTCCGGGCCAGCTCATCGACGTCCGCGCCACCGGACGCATCACGGTCGCCCGATGGTCCTACTTCCATCGTGACGGTCCCCGTCAGGTCGGCCCCGCCGGAACGTACGAATATCCGGCCGATGAGACGTACCGAGATTATCCGCTGGCCGCGGCGGGCCGTGGGCCGCTGCCGCCGTTCGGCCTGATCGGACGGATCGGCGAGAACGGTGCTCCATTTCCCATCGGCAATGGTGGAGTGGTCCGGGCTCCTGCGGCCGGCCGGTTGCAGCTCGGCGTCAACGACTTCGACGTCACCGACAACTCCGGAGCATGGCGGGTCGAGCTCGGTCGCCCTGAGGAGGGCTCGCATCGCGTGCCCGTCGGTCCTGGTGGGACCGACGCGCGCCCGCTGCTGGCCGACGCCGATCCGTCGCCCGCGCCCGTCGGCGATGCACGCGTGCTGGTGCTGTTCATCGACGGGCTCGGCTACGAGACGCTGCGCGAAATGGCGTACGGCGGTTATCTGCCGAACATCCGGTCGCTGTTCTTCGATGGCGGAATCGACATCGGGCCGACGTTCACCGTGGCCCCGTCGAACACCATCGTGGCCACCGCCGCCTCTCTTACCGGCTCCTGGCCCGACCGCACGGGCTTGTTCACGCAGATGGTGTTCGACCGCAGCGACGGCGACATCAACTACCTGGCCACACCCGACGGGCCGGTGAAAGCCGCCGAGCATCTGGAGGCAGCGTGGTGGCAGAGGGCGGTGACGGATGCCGAACGTCCGCCCCTGCTCAAGCGTCGCGTCGAGCAGGCGGCGCAGGTGTTTCGCTCCACCGTCGTTCCGGTGATGCCCGACTATCCGCCCGATCGCTATCCGCAGCGCGTGGCCAACGAGCTTCCGCTGCTCGGTACGCATCGCCTCAAGGACCGCTATTTCGACGCGGCGGAGACGGCGTACGCGCTGAGCGACGTGGTCGAGCACGAGGCGCGCGTCATGTTCGTCTACTACTCCGGTGTCGACGTCGCCTCGCACCGCTCGCCGCGCGGGCTGTGGGGCGAGTCGCGGCGCGACCTGGTTCGCATCGACCGCGACGTCGGCCGCCTGCGCGCGGAGCTCGAGCGCGAAGGCCTAGACGACCGGACGTACTGGCTGTTGTACGCCGATCATGGCTCGCTCGGCGGCCGGGACTTCATCCCGCAGTCCTGGGACGTGGCCAACGAGTTGTTCTACGCCTCGATCCGCGATGCCGACGGCGACCGTGTGCCGGACGCTTCGGGCGGGCTGGGCCTGAACGTTCTGTTCCTGCTCGACGACTTCACCGTCCAGCGCGATCACACCGACATGCCCGCGCGCGACTTCGTCGTCGCGGCAGCTCAGGCCTACGACATCGCCTGGGTTGCGCTGCCCAAGGCCTCCGCCGATTCGCGTGACTGGAGCGTGCCCAACAGCTACGCCGATCTGGTCCGTTACCGCGTCCATGGCGAGTTCGAGCCGGTCGACGTTCTGCAGCGTCTGCTCGACGCGCGCGAACCGCGCAGCGACGCCGCCGGCCCCGATGCCGGCGAGCACCCCGTACGATTCGTCATCCTGCCGCTGGCGCCCGATGCGGTGCTGGTGAGGACGCGGGATTCGCAGGCGCTCATCGAGCGTCGCCGCCGCGCATCGTTGGATCCGCGCGCCTTCGAATACCGCTATCGCGTGATCGGCGGGATCGAAGTCGCCGGCGGAGAGTATCGGATCCTGCCGCCGCGCAGTGGCAGGCACGATCCCTTCGGCTATCTCGAGGAGCCTGCGGCGCGGCCGCTGGTCCAGACGGGCGAGCGCGGCGGATGGTACGACGAGCGCGAATGGCTGCGAGCCACCGCGGATTCGCTCTACCCCGACGCGGTCGTCGCCTACGCGCACATGCTGCTCGATGATCCCGAGCACCCTCGTATCGATGCTCGCGCTCGCTACGACCTCATGGTCGTGGCCGCGCCCGGCTGGAACTTCGCTCCCGGACCTCATGCGCCGGCGCCCGACCACGGCGGCCCGCATCGCGACGAGAAGCGCATCCCGTTCCTCGTGGCCGGGCCGGGCCTGCCGCGCGGCGTTCGGCTGGATCGGCCCTCACGCATAATCGACGTCCTTCCGACGACTCTCGAGCTGGCCCGGATCGCCTACGATCCGTTCTCGATGGATGGGCGTCCGGTGCGCGGGATCTGGCAGGACGCCGGCCGCGCGCGCGACGTTGCTCCGCAGGACGTCCCGCTGCACTGGGACCATGGCCTGACGATGCCGCCGATCAGCACCGCGCGGGTCCACGGGCCGCTCGGCCACGACATCCGCCGCTGGTACGACCTGCACAACCTGGCGGCCACCGCAGCCACGCTGACGAGTCAGGAAGTGCTGCGACTGATCGACCGCAGCTACGATGCGCTGCTGCCGGGACAGGAGATCCGGCCCGTGCAGGCGACGCTGACCGAGATCGCTCACGGCTACGGCCGCCTGCCCGAGAGCAAGCTGAAGCGGCGACCGGCCGAGCTCATCGAGGCGCTGCGCCTGCACAACATCACCGTCGGCGAGCTCATCGATCCGGTCCAGAGCCTGCAGCACGTCGATCGGGTCGCGCTGGTCATCGACTGGGTGCGACGCGTGCTCAACGATCCCTTCGGCGAGCCGTGGCCGGAGCGGTTCACGCCGATGACGCCGGTGGACTGGACGCTGGGCGGGCTCAGCCGCGGCCTGCTCGGCGTTCGTCGCGTGCTTCTCGAGTGGGCGACGCGCGCGGGCGATGCGGCAATCCGCACTTCGGAGACCGGCTATCGAAGCATCGCCGAGGCCATTGCCGGCCGCGCCTGGCAGACGCCGAGGGTGGAGCCGGGGCACGATCCATCGCCGCCGCCCGCGGCGCTCCCATGA
- a CDS encoding lipopolysaccharide kinase InaA family protein: MIGLPEGYVDLDRGRWRVVAARLELAEMVKLLEAARSGTLQGDPSRNGRGGTQQIALRGGKKVFVRKYLRGGMARHLARDLYLLRPARPVREMLATEQARASGCLVPIVHAVAVEEVGPFYRGWIVTSAIQGATAFVDVLAEAGAAERQSLLSAAGEAIRGLHEAGVYHVDLNGHNLLVDADGRVAVIDFDRAVLSSERRYRLGERGRDRFWRSLRKLSNAGGWPLDDEERRWFERGYMNAGK, translated from the coding sequence TTGATCGGGCTCCCGGAAGGCTACGTCGATCTGGACCGGGGCCGATGGCGCGTGGTCGCCGCCCGCCTCGAGCTGGCCGAGATGGTCAAGCTGCTGGAGGCCGCGCGCAGCGGGACGCTCCAGGGCGATCCCTCACGCAACGGCCGCGGCGGCACCCAGCAGATCGCCCTGCGGGGCGGCAAGAAGGTCTTCGTTCGCAAGTACCTGCGCGGCGGCATGGCCCGCCACCTGGCGCGCGACCTCTACCTGCTGCGGCCGGCGCGTCCGGTGCGCGAGATGCTGGCCACCGAACAGGCGCGCGCCTCCGGCTGCCTGGTTCCGATCGTGCACGCGGTGGCGGTCGAGGAGGTGGGGCCGTTCTATCGCGGCTGGATCGTCACATCGGCCATCCAGGGAGCCACCGCTTTCGTCGATGTGCTGGCAGAAGCCGGCGCTGCCGAGCGGCAGTCGCTGCTGTCGGCGGCAGGCGAGGCGATTCGCGGGCTGCACGAGGCGGGCGTCTACCACGTCGATCTGAACGGCCACAATCTTCTCGTCGATGCCGATGGCCGCGTCGCGGTCATCGACTTCGACCGCGCGGTTCTGTCGTCCGAACGTCGCTACCGGCTCGGCGAGCGCGGGCGCGACCGCTTCTGGCGTTCGCTGCGCAAGCTCTCGAACGCGGGCGGCTGGCCGCTCGACGATGAGGAGCGGCGGTGGTTCGAGCGCGGCTACATGAACGCCGGAAAGTAG
- a CDS encoding Trm112 family protein: protein MPVSKELLDVLVCPACKGELRPTPALDALDCPRCKLRFSVVDDIPVMLVDQATPLPAN, encoded by the coding sequence ATGCCCGTCAGCAAGGAACTACTCGATGTTCTGGTGTGTCCGGCCTGCAAGGGGGAGCTGCGGCCGACACCAGCGCTGGATGCGCTGGATTGCCCGCGCTGCAAGCTGCGCTTCTCGGTCGTGGACGACATCCCCGTCATGCTCGTCGATCAGGCCACGCCTCTGCCCGCCAACTAG
- a CDS encoding NAD-dependent epimerase/dehydratase family protein, translating into MRALVTGAAGFIGSTLSEALLAAGHEVVGIDCFLDYYPRAVKERNLEAARANDRYRFVEDDLVTANLDALLEGVDYVFHQAAQAGVRSSWGEEFRIYSDNNIFATQRLLEACRKRPLRKLVYASSSSVYGDTTDLPMRETGMPRPVSPYGVSKLAAEHLVWLYHISYGLPTVSLRYFTVYGPRQRPDMAFHRFINSVAADKPIVLYGDGEQSRDFTFVEDIVRANIAAAEGKIAGAVLNIGGGSRTTVNEVIATIGHILGKTPQVDRREVQRGDVRHTAADMSAAQRAIGFAPQVQLADGLARQAAWQTGAQGLTTP; encoded by the coding sequence ATGAGAGCGCTCGTCACCGGCGCCGCCGGTTTCATCGGCTCGACGCTGAGCGAGGCGCTTCTCGCCGCCGGCCACGAAGTGGTCGGCATCGACTGCTTCCTCGATTACTACCCGCGCGCCGTCAAGGAACGGAACCTGGAGGCCGCGCGTGCCAACGACCGCTACAGGTTCGTCGAAGACGATCTGGTCACTGCGAATCTGGATGCACTGCTGGAGGGCGTGGACTACGTCTTCCACCAGGCCGCGCAGGCCGGCGTGCGGTCGAGCTGGGGCGAAGAGTTTCGCATCTACAGCGACAACAACATCTTCGCCACGCAGCGGCTTCTCGAAGCGTGCCGCAAGCGACCGCTGCGCAAGCTCGTCTACGCCTCCTCTTCCTCGGTCTACGGCGACACCACCGATCTTCCCATGCGCGAGACCGGCATGCCGCGCCCGGTCTCGCCGTATGGCGTAAGCAAGCTGGCGGCCGAGCACCTGGTGTGGCTCTACCACATCAGCTACGGGCTGCCGACGGTCTCGCTGCGGTACTTCACGGTGTACGGGCCGCGCCAGCGCCCGGACATGGCCTTTCACCGCTTCATCAACAGCGTCGCGGCCGACAAGCCCATCGTGCTGTACGGCGACGGCGAGCAGTCCCGCGACTTCACGTTCGTCGAGGACATCGTGCGCGCCAACATCGCGGCGGCCGAGGGCAAGATCGCCGGGGCGGTGCTCAACATCGGCGGCGGAAGCCGAACCACCGTCAACGAAGTCATCGCCACCATCGGCCACATTCTCGGCAAGACGCCGCAGGTGGACCGGCGCGAGGTGCAGCGCGGCGACGTCCGCCACACCGCCGCCGACATGAGCGCCGCCCAGCGCGCCATTGGCTTTGCGCCCCAGGTCCAGCTGGCCGACGGGCTGGCACGTCAGGCCGCTTGGCAAACGGGTGCGCAGGGATTAACGACGCCGTAG